One part of the Clostridium thermosuccinogenes genome encodes these proteins:
- a CDS encoding [Fe-Fe] hydrogenase large subunit C-terminal domain-containing protein: protein MGTYFHSVTLDEESCRGCTNCIKRCPTEAIRVRKGKARIINERCIDCGECIRICPYHAKKAISDPFGLIYAYKYRVAIPAPTLYGQFKANITRRQLLTALKMIGFDEVYEVAKGAEIVSAATRELLEKTDVKKPLISSACPAVVRLIQVRFPNLINNILRLDSPMEVTAKMAKEKISRDKGIRGEDIGVFFITPCAAKVTSIKAPYGKTSSYVNGAISIKDIYLKVLSKLDKAAGKAEDFDLAGYDGVRWANSGGESLALGTDKFLAVDGIHNVIAILDDVEDDRLEDVEFIEALACTGGCLGGPLTVENLYVAKNRFKRILDEMKADAVVKDSPEKYKDEVDVLGVIEHRPVMKLDDDIQKAMEMMANMKNIYAELPGLDCGACGAPSCKALAEDIVRGNADETDCIFKLREKVRNLAAQMIELEDKMPPVMDRVRKKNR from the coding sequence ATGGGAACATATTTTCACTCTGTAACGCTGGATGAGGAGAGTTGCAGGGGTTGTACCAACTGTATAAAGCGTTGCCCCACCGAGGCGATAAGGGTAAGAAAAGGCAAGGCGAGGATTATCAACGAACGCTGCATAGATTGCGGAGAATGCATCCGCATATGCCCTTATCATGCAAAAAAAGCGATAAGTGATCCTTTCGGCCTGATTTATGCGTATAAGTACAGGGTTGCAATACCGGCTCCTACCTTGTATGGGCAGTTTAAAGCTAATATCACCAGAAGGCAATTGCTTACGGCCTTAAAAATGATCGGTTTCGATGAAGTTTATGAAGTAGCAAAAGGGGCAGAGATTGTATCCGCTGCTACAAGGGAGCTTCTTGAGAAAACTGATGTCAAAAAACCCCTAATTTCTTCAGCATGTCCTGCGGTGGTCAGGCTTATACAGGTGAGGTTTCCGAACCTTATCAATAACATATTGAGATTGGACTCCCCTATGGAGGTTACAGCCAAAATGGCCAAGGAAAAGATCAGCAGGGATAAAGGGATTCGCGGAGAAGATATAGGAGTTTTCTTTATAACTCCGTGCGCTGCAAAGGTCACCAGCATTAAGGCTCCCTATGGCAAAACCAGTTCTTATGTCAATGGAGCGATTTCCATAAAGGATATTTATCTGAAAGTCCTCAGCAAACTGGATAAAGCCGCCGGAAAAGCCGAAGATTTCGACCTGGCCGGGTATGACGGAGTACGATGGGCTAATTCGGGAGGAGAAAGCCTCGCTTTGGGAACCGATAAATTTCTTGCAGTAGATGGAATTCATAATGTCATAGCAATTCTTGACGATGTTGAAGACGACAGGCTGGAGGATGTGGAGTTTATAGAAGCTTTGGCATGTACGGGAGGCTGCCTGGGAGGACCGTTGACGGTAGAAAATCTGTATGTGGCAAAGAACAGGTTTAAAAGGATTCTGGATGAGATGAAAGCCGATGCCGTGGTGAAGGACAGCCCCGAAAAATACAAGGATGAAGTGGACGTACTGGGGGTTATTGAACACAGGCCTGTGATGAAGCTGGATGATGATATTCAGAAAGCCATGGAGATGATGGCGAATATGAAAAATATCTATGCTGAGCTTCCTGGCCTGGATTGTGGAGCATGCGGAGCACCCAGCTGCAAGGCTCTGGCGGAGGATATCGTAAGGGGAAATGCGGATGAAACGGATTGCATATTCAAGCTCAGGGAAAAAGTCAGGAACCTTGCTGCACAGATGATAGAGCTTGAAGACAAGATGCCTCCAGTGATGGACAGGGTAAGAAAGAAAAACAGATAA
- a CDS encoding ATP-binding protein produces MGLSGASLKLHYDIPADDFSLAGEASSNVKKVLSQLGISPALIKKTTVSMYEAEINAVIHAGGGTADIDISPEKIVVEITDHGPGIEDVELAMQEGYSTAPDSVRELGFGAGMGLPNMKRYSDEMIIDTEVGKGTKVTMIVYLK; encoded by the coding sequence ATGGGATTGAGCGGAGCTTCACTAAAACTTCATTATGACATACCTGCAGACGACTTTTCCCTTGCAGGAGAGGCTTCCAGCAATGTAAAGAAAGTCCTCAGCCAGCTGGGTATTAGTCCCGCGCTGATAAAGAAGACTACGGTATCCATGTATGAAGCGGAAATAAATGCTGTAATTCATGCCGGCGGCGGGACTGCCGATATAGATATTAGCCCGGAAAAAATTGTAGTAGAAATAACAGATCATGGACCAGGGATAGAAGACGTTGAACTGGCAATGCAGGAAGGCTACTCTACCGCTCCTGACAGCGTAAGGGAACTGGGTTTTGGCGCCGGAATGGGACTTCCCAACATGAAACGCTACTCGGATGAAATGATCATAGATACAGAAGTCGGAAAAGGAACTAAAGTTACAATGATAGTGTATTTAAAATAG
- a CDS encoding (2Fe-2S) ferredoxin domain-containing protein — protein MKSIAELEEIRRKTLDEINMRKNKDGIRIVVGMATCGIAAGARPVMNAFLEELKKRNINNVNVVMTGCIGVCRLEPIVEVINPDGEKVTYVKMTPEKAVRIVAEHIVNGRVCTEYTIGAAEK, from the coding sequence ATGAAATCTATTGCTGAGTTGGAAGAGATAAGAAGGAAGACTCTGGATGAAATCAATATGAGAAAAAACAAGGACGGAATAAGAATAGTTGTGGGTATGGCTACATGCGGTATCGCCGCCGGAGCAAGGCCTGTGATGAATGCTTTCCTTGAAGAACTCAAAAAGAGGAATATCAATAATGTTAATGTTGTGATGACTGGCTGCATAGGAGTCTGCCGCCTTGAACCGATAGTTGAGGTTATCAATCCGGACGGTGAAAAAGTGACATACGTTAAAATGACTCCTGAGAAGGCCGTCAGGATTGTAGCCGAACATATAGTTAACGGAAGAGTATGCACCGAGTATACCATAGGAGCAGCTGAAAAATAG
- a CDS encoding ATP-binding protein, whose amino-acid sequence MRDLSLHLMDIIQNSITAKASRIYITFDADKSMDILKMTVADNGTGMDEELVKRVMDPFVTSRDTRKVGLGIPLLAASCERSSGSLSIDSAKGNGTVLMASFKLSHIDRPPLGDISETIATVVSSNPEVEVEFKLTSPNGSFEFSTEEIKQKLGEVPITHYEVLAWIKEYLNEGVKITFGGVLDEIYC is encoded by the coding sequence ATGAGGGATTTATCGCTGCATCTTATGGATATAATTCAGAACTCCATAACTGCTAAAGCCAGCCGTATCTATATTACATTCGATGCTGACAAAAGCATGGATATATTGAAAATGACTGTAGCCGATAATGGGACAGGAATGGACGAGGAGCTGGTAAAAAGGGTTATGGATCCCTTTGTCACTTCGAGAGATACAAGAAAAGTAGGTCTGGGAATTCCGCTTCTGGCAGCTTCCTGTGAGAGATCGTCGGGAAGCTTGAGCATTGATTCCGCTAAAGGGAATGGCACTGTATTAATGGCAAGTTTTAAGCTATCCCATATAGACAGGCCTCCTCTGGGAGATATTTCAGAAACCATCGCGACCGTGGTCTCATCAAACCCCGAGGTAGAGGTGGAATTTAAGCTCACCAGCCCCAATGGCAGTTTTGAGTTCAGCACAGAGGAGATAAAGCAAAAGCTTGGTGAAGTTCCCATAACTCATTATGAGGTTTTGGCATGGATTAAAGAGTATTTAAATGAAGGCGTTAAGATAACGTTTGGAGGTGTATTGGATGAAATCTATTGCTGA
- a CDS encoding PHP domain-containing protein — protein MKAAVDLHIHTALSPCAEDDMTPNNIAGMAWLKGLDIIAVTDHNASMNCAAVSMCAKERGILVIPGMEVETREEVHLVCLFPSVESALKMQELVHAALPDIDNREDVFGRQLIMDRDDGIAGCFQKLLITAADLSVDDVFEKVDLLGGTVIPAHVDRESYSILSNLGIIPDYLGIKTLEISNECDLQVFLNRHSHLREHNFIKSSDAHRLGDILERSSFLELEEISAPCLIETLKKRRL, from the coding sequence ATGAAGGCAGCCGTAGACCTGCATATTCACACTGCACTGTCGCCGTGCGCGGAGGATGACATGACTCCTAATAATATAGCTGGTATGGCCTGGCTGAAAGGGCTGGACATCATTGCGGTAACAGACCACAATGCATCCATGAACTGCGCGGCGGTATCGATGTGTGCAAAGGAAAGAGGCATCCTTGTGATTCCCGGCATGGAAGTGGAGACCAGAGAGGAAGTGCATCTGGTATGCTTGTTTCCATCCGTAGAATCAGCACTTAAGATGCAGGAACTGGTTCATGCCGCCCTGCCGGATATTGATAACAGGGAGGATGTCTTTGGCAGGCAGTTGATAATGGATAGGGATGACGGCATAGCCGGATGTTTTCAAAAGCTGCTGATAACCGCCGCAGACCTCAGTGTGGACGATGTTTTTGAAAAGGTGGATTTGCTTGGGGGAACGGTTATCCCAGCCCATGTAGACAGGGAATCCTACAGTATTTTGTCAAACCTCGGCATTATTCCCGATTATCTTGGAATAAAAACTCTGGAAATATCCAATGAATGCGATTTGCAGGTCTTCTTGAACAGGCATTCTCACCTTAGGGAACATAATTTCATCAAGTCTTCAGATGCCCACCGCCTGGGAGATATATTGGAGAGGTCAAGCTTTCTGGAGCTGGAGGAGATAAGTGCCCCTTGCCTGATTGAAACGCTGAAGAAAAGAAGATTATAA
- a CDS encoding AraC family transcriptional regulator, giving the protein MKVRDFAVQMGMRILTEDAGMDKDVSGIYTCDLLSWVMSHASSGDAWITVQSHINIVAVALLTGISCIILPEGVCADEATINKAKQEGIAILGTEMTAYEVCFRSRELLAGK; this is encoded by the coding sequence ATGAAAGTACGGGATTTCGCAGTACAAATGGGAATGAGGATTCTCACGGAGGATGCCGGCATGGATAAGGATGTATCCGGCATATATACCTGTGACCTTCTAAGCTGGGTTATGTCCCACGCTTCGTCGGGAGATGCATGGATAACTGTACAATCCCACATCAATATAGTCGCAGTTGCCCTGCTTACAGGGATAAGCTGCATTATACTGCCGGAAGGAGTTTGTGCCGATGAAGCGACCATAAACAAGGCAAAGCAGGAAGGAATAGCGATATTGGGCACCGAAATGACTGCCTATGAAGTGTGCTTCAGGAGCAGAGAGCTTTTGGCCGGAAAGTGA
- a CDS encoding nucleoside kinase, giving the protein MKEGDLKLIKITLADGRKIDVPEGTMLLDLSKDFANEYRALIVAAKVDNDIKELTYRLEEPCSVEFIDLTDEDGMRIYRRSLHFLLIKAAHDLFPDRKVIIDHSISKGIYCEIIGKKELTSDEVKRLEQRMAELVEAKIPFIKREVPIDEAREIFIKNNRMDRFQIIEHRKKPYVTMYRCDDLDDYFYGYMVPDTGYLKVFSLKYYPPGLIMLFPEKSNPDVLPEFEEQKKLFNVFSEYTRWGRILGVDTVGELNNIVASGRIGDLIRVSEAIHEKKIAQIADMITGSSHKKRVVLISGPSSSGKTTFAQRLSIQLRVNGVRPVTISLDDYFVDREHTPRDEKGELDFEALESIDVELFNLHLASLISGLEVEVPIFDFPTGRRGNVGRKLKIEEDQILIIEGIHGLNEKLTSTIKREDKFKIYVSALTSMNIDDHNRIPTTDARFIRRIVRDYQFRASSAEDTIKRWPSVRRGETRNIFPFQEEADVMFNSSLIYELGVLKVFAEPLLSKIDRSCREYSEAKRLLEFLGNFLPIDHKEIPNNSIIREFIGGSVFYGM; this is encoded by the coding sequence GTGAAAGAGGGCGATTTGAAATTGATAAAGATAACCTTAGCAGACGGAAGGAAAATAGATGTTCCTGAAGGAACCATGCTGCTTGATCTGAGCAAGGATTTTGCAAATGAATACAGAGCGCTCATTGTGGCGGCAAAAGTGGATAATGATATAAAGGAACTGACATATAGGCTGGAAGAACCCTGCAGCGTCGAATTCATCGATTTGACCGACGAAGACGGAATGCGCATTTACAGGAGAAGCCTGCACTTTTTATTGATAAAGGCTGCTCATGACCTTTTTCCCGACAGAAAAGTAATAATCGACCATTCCATTAGTAAAGGGATATATTGTGAGATAATCGGAAAAAAAGAACTGACTTCCGATGAGGTGAAAAGGCTGGAGCAGCGTATGGCAGAGCTGGTGGAAGCAAAAATTCCTTTTATCAAACGGGAAGTTCCCATAGATGAAGCCAGAGAAATTTTTATTAAAAATAACAGGATGGACCGCTTCCAGATTATAGAGCACAGAAAGAAGCCCTATGTCACCATGTACAGGTGCGATGACCTGGATGATTATTTTTACGGATACATGGTTCCCGATACAGGGTATTTGAAGGTATTCTCCCTCAAGTACTATCCTCCGGGCCTTATAATGCTTTTCCCTGAAAAGTCGAATCCGGATGTTCTTCCTGAGTTTGAAGAGCAGAAGAAGTTGTTTAATGTGTTCTCGGAATATACAAGGTGGGGCCGCATTCTGGGCGTTGATACGGTGGGAGAGCTAAACAATATTGTGGCGTCAGGCCGGATTGGCGACCTTATCAGAGTCTCCGAGGCCATACATGAAAAGAAGATAGCTCAGATTGCCGACATGATTACCGGGAGCAGCCATAAAAAACGAGTCGTGCTGATTTCCGGTCCGTCCTCATCAGGTAAGACAACCTTCGCCCAGAGGCTGTCAATCCAGCTGAGGGTCAATGGTGTAAGACCGGTTACCATATCCCTGGACGATTATTTTGTGGACAGGGAGCATACTCCCAGGGACGAGAAAGGAGAATTGGATTTTGAAGCCTTGGAATCCATTGACGTGGAGCTGTTCAATCTGCACCTGGCCAGCCTTATAAGCGGTCTGGAGGTGGAAGTCCCCATCTTTGATTTTCCCACTGGGAGAAGAGGGAACGTCGGGAGAAAATTGAAAATCGAAGAAGATCAGATATTGATTATAGAAGGTATCCATGGCCTCAATGAGAAGCTCACATCCACGATAAAAAGGGAGGACAAATTCAAAATATATGTGAGCGCATTAACCTCCATGAATATTGACGATCATAACAGGATACCTACGACGGATGCGAGGTTTATAAGAAGGATCGTAAGGGATTACCAGTTCAGAGCCAGTTCTGCCGAGGACACTATCAAACGGTGGCCTTCGGTAAGAAGGGGTGAAACCAGGAACATATTCCCCTTCCAGGAGGAAGCGGATGTAATGTTCAACTCATCGCTGATTTATGAGTTGGGTGTGCTAAAGGTCTTTGCCGAGCCCCTGCTCAGCAAAATCGACAGATCCTGCAGGGAGTATTCGGAGGCAAAAAGGCTTCTGGAATTTTTGGGGAATTTCCTGCCCATTGACCATAAGGAGATACCCAATAATTCGATAATACGGGAATTCATCGGTGGCAGTGTTTTTTACGGCATGTGA
- the metA gene encoding homoserine O-acetyltransferase MetA, giving the protein MPIKVPNDLPAVEVLNNENIFVMDEFRAYHQDIRPLRIAILNLMPKKIETETQILRLLGNSPLQVDIVLLHPRTHVSKNTPQEYLIKFYNTFDDIKDQKFDGMIITGAPVELMDFEQVDYWEELKEIMDWSVHNVYSTFHICWGAQAGLYHHYRIPKYRLDKKMFGVFDHTVSKKNVKLLRGFDDVFKAPHSRHTEVKKADIERVPGLEILSESSEAGVYIVVARQGRQIFVTGHSEYDPLTLKSEYDRDVAKGLEIEPPKNYFPGDDPSKAPIVSWRSHANLLFANWLNYYVYQETPYDLSKIE; this is encoded by the coding sequence ATGCCTATAAAAGTACCAAATGATCTTCCGGCTGTGGAAGTGCTAAATAATGAGAACATTTTTGTAATGGACGAGTTCAGGGCTTATCACCAGGACATTAGACCTCTTAGAATCGCAATACTAAATCTGATGCCGAAAAAAATAGAAACTGAGACTCAGATTCTCAGATTGCTTGGCAATTCACCGCTGCAGGTGGATATTGTGTTGCTTCATCCTAGAACCCATGTGTCTAAAAATACTCCCCAGGAGTATTTAATTAAATTCTATAATACCTTTGACGACATAAAGGACCAGAAGTTTGACGGAATGATAATAACAGGAGCCCCTGTGGAGCTGATGGATTTCGAACAGGTGGATTACTGGGAAGAGCTAAAGGAGATAATGGACTGGAGTGTGCACAATGTGTATTCCACCTTCCATATCTGCTGGGGAGCTCAGGCAGGGCTTTATCACCACTATCGCATCCCCAAGTACCGGCTTGACAAGAAGATGTTTGGTGTATTTGACCATACGGTAAGCAAAAAGAATGTGAAGCTGCTGAGGGGTTTTGACGATGTCTTTAAAGCTCCCCATTCACGGCATACCGAGGTTAAGAAGGCCGACATTGAACGGGTGCCGGGGCTGGAAATCCTGTCGGAATCCAGTGAAGCGGGAGTATACATAGTTGTCGCCCGTCAGGGAAGGCAGATATTTGTTACGGGACATTCAGAATATGATCCCCTAACTTTGAAGTCAGAGTATGACAGGGATGTAGCCAAGGGCTTGGAAATAGAGCCTCCTAAGAATTATTTTCCCGGTGATGATCCTTCAAAGGCCCCGATAGTTTCATGGCGGTCCCATGCAAACCTGCTGTTTGCCAACTGGCTGAACTATTATGTATATCAGGAGACACCTTACGATCTGAGTAAAATAGAGTAA
- a CDS encoding DRTGG domain-containing protein codes for MKLREVIGILDAEILSCEENLDIDIKSACGSDLMSDVMAYVKDSVLLLTGLVNPQVIRTAEMMDIKVVVFVRGKNPGENIIDLAKEKGISVLTTKLPMFIACGKLYSAGLTGRGAWD; via the coding sequence ATGAAGCTCAGGGAAGTAATCGGCATTCTTGATGCAGAAATTCTATCATGCGAAGAAAATCTCGATATAGACATCAAGTCAGCCTGCGGCTCGGATTTGATGAGTGATGTCATGGCTTATGTGAAGGACAGCGTCCTCCTGCTGACAGGCCTGGTAAATCCTCAGGTAATACGCACTGCTGAGATGATGGACATAAAGGTGGTTGTGTTTGTAAGAGGTAAGAATCCCGGAGAGAACATCATAGACCTTGCCAAAGAAAAAGGGATTTCGGTTTTGACAACGAAGCTGCCCATGTTTATTGCCTGCGGAAAGCTCTACAGTGCAGGTCTTACAGGAAGAGGTGCATGGGATTGA
- the nuoE gene encoding NADH-quinone oxidoreductase subunit NuoE, producing the protein MSTTKCCCGQVDERELKLQEIIDKYKNTKGALIPVLHEAQEVYGYLPLSVQKKISEGLDIPLSEVYGVITFYTQFSLNPKGKYKIQLCMGTACYVKGSNLILEKLKEMLGIDVGECTEDGKFSLEACRCIGACGLAPVMMINDDVYGKLVPDDIKGIIEKYKNM; encoded by the coding sequence ATGAGTACTACCAAATGCTGCTGTGGGCAAGTTGACGAAAGAGAGCTGAAGCTGCAGGAAATCATTGATAAGTATAAGAACACCAAGGGTGCGCTTATTCCGGTTCTGCATGAAGCTCAGGAAGTATACGGTTATTTGCCGTTAAGCGTCCAGAAAAAGATTTCTGAAGGTTTAGATATACCACTCAGCGAAGTATATGGAGTCATAACATTCTACACACAGTTTTCATTAAATCCCAAGGGAAAATACAAGATTCAACTTTGCATGGGCACAGCCTGCTATGTTAAAGGTTCAAACCTGATTCTTGAAAAGCTCAAGGAGATGCTTGGCATAGATGTAGGAGAGTGCACCGAGGACGGCAAGTTCTCTCTGGAAGCATGCAGATGCATTGGCGCTTGTGGTTTGGCACCAGTTATGATGATTAATGATGATGTTTACGGAAAATTGGTTCCGGATGATATCAAAGGTATAATTGAAAAGTACAAGAATATGTAG
- a CDS encoding DUF1540 domain-containing protein, producing MRVKKMDHPNHSIKCVVNTCHYYTSGDYCAAEQIEVQPRNAADSQDTDCATFLPEK from the coding sequence ATGCGGGTTAAAAAGATGGACCATCCCAACCATTCTATTAAATGTGTGGTTAACACTTGCCATTACTATACCAGCGGTGATTACTGCGCAGCTGAGCAAATAGAAGTACAGCCAAGGAATGCGGCTGACTCACAGGATACCGACTGCGCTACTTTCTTACCGGAAAAATAA
- the nuoF gene encoding NADH-quinone oxidoreductase subunit NuoF, whose translation MQIYRAHVLVCGGTGCTSSNSEKIIKEFETRLKETNLENEVKVIRTGCFGLCAQGPIVIVYPEGSMYTQVKVEDVQEIVEEHLLKGRLVKRLLIGDIDVEDVTKSLENVDFFKRQKRIALRNCGVINPENIDEYIAYDGYKALEKVLTEMTPAEVIDIVKRSGIRGRGGAGFPTGLKWEFASKSQNEQKYVCCNADEGDPGAFMDRSVLEGDPHSVIEAMAIAGYAIGANQGYIYVRAEYPIAVKRLNIAIAQAKEYGLLGKNILGTGFDFDLELRLGAGAFVCGEETALMTSIEGKRGEPRPRPPFPAVKGLWQKPTILNNVETYANIPQIILKGPEWFSSIGTEKSKGTKVFAVGGKINHTGLVEVEMGTTLREVIYDIGGGIPNGKKFKAAQMGGPSGGCIPAEHLDTPIDYDSLIQLGAMMGSGGLIVMDEDSCMVDIAKFFLEFTVDESCGKCPPCRIGTKRMLEILERITSGKGEEGDIEKLELLAKNIKAAALCGLGQTAPNPVLSTLRYFRDEYIAHVKDKKCPAGVCKALMSYTVFEDKCRSCGICAKQCPVGAISGQKGVPYKINKDKCIKCGVCEQKCPFKAIAKAN comes from the coding sequence ATGCAAATATACAGAGCGCATGTTTTGGTTTGTGGAGGTACCGGATGTACATCATCAAACTCTGAAAAAATAATCAAAGAATTCGAAACGCGTCTGAAAGAAACTAATCTGGAAAACGAAGTCAAAGTGATAAGAACAGGATGTTTTGGACTTTGCGCCCAGGGACCTATAGTTATAGTATATCCTGAAGGAAGCATGTATACTCAGGTCAAGGTCGAGGATGTCCAGGAGATAGTAGAAGAGCACCTGTTGAAGGGAAGGCTGGTTAAGCGCTTACTCATAGGGGACATAGATGTTGAGGATGTTACCAAGTCCCTGGAGAACGTTGATTTCTTTAAGAGGCAGAAGAGAATCGCCCTGAGAAACTGTGGTGTTATCAACCCGGAAAACATAGACGAGTATATAGCATATGACGGATATAAGGCTCTGGAAAAAGTTCTGACGGAGATGACCCCTGCGGAAGTAATTGATATCGTCAAAAGGTCAGGCATCAGGGGAAGAGGTGGAGCAGGTTTCCCCACCGGCTTGAAATGGGAGTTTGCTTCCAAGTCACAAAACGAGCAAAAATATGTTTGCTGTAATGCCGACGAAGGAGACCCGGGGGCATTCATGGACAGAAGCGTTCTTGAAGGAGATCCCCACTCAGTAATTGAAGCGATGGCTATCGCAGGATATGCTATTGGTGCAAACCAGGGTTATATTTATGTAAGAGCGGAATATCCGATAGCGGTAAAGAGACTTAACATTGCCATTGCTCAGGCTAAGGAATACGGACTTCTGGGCAAAAACATCTTAGGAACAGGCTTCGATTTTGATCTGGAACTCAGACTTGGCGCAGGAGCTTTTGTTTGCGGTGAAGAGACTGCTCTCATGACATCAATAGAAGGAAAAAGAGGAGAGCCGAGGCCAAGACCGCCGTTCCCTGCTGTAAAAGGTTTGTGGCAGAAGCCTACAATTCTGAACAATGTTGAGACCTATGCCAACATACCGCAGATCATATTGAAAGGACCTGAATGGTTCTCCAGCATAGGTACGGAGAAGAGCAAGGGTACAAAGGTTTTTGCGGTTGGTGGAAAGATCAATCATACCGGTTTGGTGGAAGTAGAAATGGGAACCACCTTGAGAGAAGTTATTTATGACATCGGTGGTGGCATACCTAACGGCAAGAAATTCAAGGCTGCCCAGATGGGTGGACCTTCAGGCGGATGTATTCCGGCAGAGCACCTGGATACACCTATAGATTATGACTCCCTGATTCAGCTTGGCGCTATGATGGGTTCCGGCGGTTTGATAGTAATGGATGAGGACAGCTGTATGGTTGACATAGCTAAGTTCTTCCTGGAGTTCACCGTCGATGAATCCTGTGGTAAATGTCCTCCGTGCCGTATAGGTACCAAGAGGATGCTGGAGATCCTGGAGAGGATAACCAGCGGTAAGGGCGAAGAGGGAGATATTGAAAAGCTGGAGCTCTTAGCCAAGAACATTAAGGCTGCTGCACTCTGCGGTCTGGGACAGACAGCTCCCAATCCTGTTTTGAGTACTCTGAGATATTTCAGGGATGAGTATATCGCTCATGTTAAGGATAAAAAATGTCCTGCCGGAGTTTGCAAAGCGTTGATGAGCTATACAGTCTTTGAGGACAAGTGCAGAAGCTGCGGAATATGCGCTAAGCAGTGTCCTGTGGGAGCTATCAGTGGACAAAAGGGAGTACCCTATAAGATCAATAAGGATAAATGCATAAAATGCGGAGTTTGCGAGCAAAAATGCCCATTCAAGGCTATTGCCAAAGCTAACTGA